The Oncorhynchus kisutch isolate 150728-3 unplaced genomic scaffold, Okis_V2 Okis02a-Okis13b_hom, whole genome shotgun sequence genome includes the window tctggcagtggttTCTGATTAAATTctattttcacagaaccgcttgttacAATGTTTATGagtctctcttgttcagatatcggtaattGGACTGGAGGCAGGGGATGAAAGGGATAAccaatccagttgtttgtgtcatccgtttcgggaaagtatcTGCGTAATTtcacacccaactcactcaggtgcttcactatatcacatcaccagtttgggaatacctgccctATAGAGTATATATCACCCCAGTCTGGGAATACCTGCTCTATAGAGTATACTCCCTATGGGCCTTGGCCAAAAGTagtgtagtgcactgtatagggaatagactgccatttgggacacagcccatgTACCAAAAGCTTTAATTGGTTTTCTTTATCATAATTTGTTTTATAGGTCATTAGGATTCAGGACATCCACTATGAGAAGCCAGTGGTGACCCAGGTCTATGCTGATGATGGCAGTGTGCTCATAGGATCCTCTGTAGCAGCTCCCTATGAAGGAAAGCTTCTCATAGGAACAGTCTACCACAAAGCCCTGGTCTGTGATCTGAAGTAGCCAATGATTCCTTCCAGACATCTGATTTCcaaagtctgtgtgtgtatatatagatgcAGTAATGACACTCAAACTGTATTGTACTCAAAGTCTGTGCTGTTTCTGTATAGTACATCTTGTCTGGTGTAATATGATTGAAAAGTATAAATATTCCACATGGTTGCCACAATATAACACTGCAATTGCTGTGATGCATGGCATGTGTAATTATGTTAAATGATAAGAGGCCGTCTGGGCTTTTTTAAGTTCCTTAGTACTCAATAGTGTCTGTTCCAGGTGCGTAGGAGTCAAAATAAGAATACTGGAAAAGATGAGAGACCTGCACACTGTCGAAAATGGTGGACTATTTGTAATGATTAAACAGTTATATTTCATTATTTTACTTTGACATATTGTTGATCATCGATCTTTGGGGGATTatttttcgggggggggggggggtaatgacaaagcaaaaaatacaaaattattCTATATCTTATATCTCCTTTTTCAAGTCCACAACCACTACATCTACTCATATAAAAAACATAGAAATTGCATAGAAACTCATGTAAACTTTATTTCTGAAGGCAGTTTGTAACAATAGACAAACTACATTGCTTTCAATTTCTCATTTTAGAGTCAGGTAAATCACACTGGCAACTCTAAGGAGTCCATTGTTTGCTATATTTTCCTTCTTTTACTTTTCCCACAGACCAAAATGTGTGTTTAACATCGAGATAAAGATAACAGAGAAGACAGGAAGTTGTCCAGACTGTGCTCATGATCTTAGGCCTTGATAATCTTGGGTCATACATTTCACTGATCACGATGTTAAGGAAAACCGTTGAAAATGTGTTTCCACTCCTCACCACAGGGGAATGTGACCAATCCTAACTCTGCCATAGTCTCTGGTTGTCCCAGGACCTTGTTATGATGCTTCTACATCATTCAGATCAGATGGATAAAAAGGTGTGATGGGGTGATAAATTGAAAGGTGTGATGGGGTAATAAATTAAAAGGTGTGATGGGGTGATAAATAAAACGGTGATGGGGGATGATAAATAAAACTGTGATGGGGGATGATAAATAAAAAGGTGTTATGTGGGATGATAAATAAAATGGTGTGATGGGGGATGATAAATTAAAAGGTGTGATGGGGGATGATAAATAAAAAGGTGTGATGGGGATGATAAATAAAAAGGTGTGATGGGGATGATAAATAAAAAGGTGTGATGGGGGATGATAAATAAAAAGGTGTGATGGGGGATGATAAATAAAAAGGTGTGATGGGGATGATAAATAAAAAGGTGTGATGGGGATGATAAATAAAAAGGTGTGATGGGGATGATAAATAAAAAGGTGTGATGGGGGATGATAAATAAAAAGGTGTGATGGGGGATGATAAATTAAAAGGTGTGATGGGGGATGATAAATTAAAAGGTGTGATGGGTACAATAAATAAAAAGTGTTGATGATCCGCGGACCCATCACAGACCCATCACACCTTTTTATTTTTCTGAATTCACAGGTTTTACGCACCAACCAAACTTCTATGAGAGCGCGATAGTCCCCTTTTGATTACATCATTCAGTTCTCCATGAAGAGGATGGATCCAAGGCTTCAGCCTTTCTCATCATTCTCCTCTCCCGAATCCCCCTCCACTACCTTTGATACAGTAAACCTATTCTCTCCACCATCTTGATTCTGAACATTCTCCTCTTTGTTGATGTTAGGACCTAGATCGGCGGGGTTTAGGTTCTCTTTTGAGTTGGACACATAAACAGCCTTCGCTCTAGTGTCCCTATCCAGACAGTTCTCCTCAAACACAGGGTCTTTCATAAAGACAGGGTCATCCTCAATAAGCCtctgcccctcctctcccatcccaaaGCTGCTTAGTAACATATTGTGACTGATGCTGAGGTGGCGCCTCAGGCGGCGTGGGGAATGCTCCAGGGTTTGGATATTTGTCCCCAGGATGTCACTACAGCTCTTTGAACGACTCAACTCCTTGAATTCCGGCTTCGGCTTCGCGGCAGCGCCAATCTGCCTGATGGCGGTGCTGTAGTCCTCATGCTTCTCAGACAGGAAGTTGAAGATGTCGACGGCGGTGGGGACGCGGCGAGGGCTGCGGATGTCGTCCTTCTCGAGCTGCCATCGGTGGTCCATCCTGTGTCTCTGCCTTCTCTTCTTCAGGACCTTGTGAGCCGACACAACCATGTGGACGTTCCAGCTGAAGAACAGAGACAGCCAGGCCAGACCCATGTAGATCCACACCTCTGCAAACACCCGGTACAGCCTTGGGTAGTCTATGTTTGGATTGATACCTGtggagtcaaaaagagaacatAGTTTAATGAAGTATATGTCACCCTTTCTTCAGCTTGGACAAAGCAGGATTGCACCAGGCAATGAATCCAACTCCAAATAACTTTATGATCCTCTAACGTGAATTAGGTGATATCATGATATCTCTTAAACATAAACTAATATTTCCTGAGGAATGCCATCTACTTCATGAAAAGCCTATGTAACTACCTGCGACGTAGTCCCCGAAGCCGACAGTGGTGAGGGTGATGAAGGAGAAGTAGAAGCCCTCCAGGTACGACCATCCCTCCAGGGACATGAACACAAACGGGGGGATCACCAGGTGTACCAGCAGACCCCACAGGAGGAAGATGGCCGTGCAGATCAACTGGACCTTTTTCTGCAGACGTCACACGGGGAGAATCAATCAatcattaaaatgtatttaaagaactttgtgacaactgctgatgtaaaaagggcttcacagtGAGCCGGCCCAGACCCCAGAGAGCAACCAAAGCAGCAGCTAAAGCACAGTGAGCCGGCCCAGACCCCAGAGAGCAACCAAAGCAGCAGCTAAAGCACAGTGAGCCGGCCCAGACCCCAGAGAGCAACCAAAGCAGCAGCTAAAGCACAGTGAGCCGGCCCAGACCCCAGAGAGCAACCAAAGCAGCAGCTAAAGCACAGTGAGCCGGCCCAGACCCCAGAGAGCAACCAAAGCAGCAGCTAAAGCACAGTGAGCCGGCCCAGACCCCAGAGAGCAACCAAAGCAGCAGCTAAAGCACAGTGAGCCGGCCCAGACCCCAGAGAGCAACCAAAGCAGCAGCTAAAGCACAGTGAGCCGGCCCAGACCCCAGAGAGCAACCAAAGCAGCAGCTAAAGCACAGTGAGAAGAACAAGCATCGGCATGTGACACAAGTGACAATGTTAGACCAATCCCTTTGATTTGACCATGTCAATTGTCATTTTTGAGTGTTCCACCAGATCTGGTGATAAGGCTAACATGTCTTGTAGGCTAACACTTCTCCATTAGTTGGACCATTCAGGATTCAGTCATTAGTACGCAGCTACAGTGGCTAAATGTGGCTTACTATTGGCTAATCCGCTGTTAATAAATGCTTAAGTCATGTATTGCACCTCCCCAGAAGTCATTGATAGAAATCCAAATCAGCACATTAGACGTGCTGAGAGACTCCCAGTGAGTCTTACCACACTAAGGCCTTTGAGTACCAGGACCTGTCCCAGGCGCTTGGCTCTGTCTCCGAAGAACGAGCCCAGCTCACTAATCCAGGTGAGGCAGAGAGGGATCCCACACAGGCCATACAGGATGCAGAATATACGGCCGCCAGCCGTCTTTGGGGCAACATTACCATAACCTGCAAATCACAAACGTATAGGCTTTCAGACAGGGGTGGCAGCTTAATTTCTGCTATGGTTAGACATTGGGTAACTGAGTTAGCAGCTGTTATCGGAGAGAGATGAACATGATTCAATGTTTCCAGTGTTGTATTCAAGATATTGCACTACCTATGGTAGTGACAATAGTGGCAGCAAAGACAACCGAATTGGTCCAGTCCCAGTTGTTGTAGGTATTCTCTCCAGTGATGGTCACACCTTGTCCAGCAGCGTCTGACACCACCTAGGGAACAGAGTGGGTTATCACACTGTACAAACAGAGCTGATCGTAAATGTTAACGGGTTTCATTGGGATTCATTTCAGGAGTCTTCACACTCTAGGTAAACACAGAGTTACTTTGGGAATCTAAATCCACTGAGATTGAGCAAATACAAATATAATATGTTCCCACTTTGATTTGTTTGAAAAGTATATTTTAGTCATTACACACAAACAATAGACCCCTGTTATATATTTCCAGAACCTTCAAATAGAAGGACACAACCGTAATGAAGGGACTGACAACGCCCTCTGTAGTCTAATAAACACGATCCTAGACAGCAGTGGCATTGAAACATTGGAGGCAACCCGGATATCTAGAGAGACAACGCCCTCTGAAAATATTCTACCCCTTTGGCTATTCCACAGTAGCAGAGTGGCACTGAGACTCTGATTTGACACTATAAAATGGATGATTGCAAAGATTACAAAACATACAACtctgcacaaggactacttttaaccatTTCCACTGAAAACATATTggcttgaaga containing:
- the LOC109905497 gene encoding potassium channel subfamily K member 5 isoform X2 codes for the protein MVNGAVPPIDSRVVSDAAGQGVTITGENTYNNWDWTNSVVFAATIVTTIGYGNVAPKTAGGRIFCILYGLCGIPLCLTWISELGSFFGDRAKRLGQVLVLKGLSVKKVQLICTAIFLLWGLLVHLVIPPFVFMSLEGWSYLEGFYFSFITLTTVGFGDYVAGINPNIDYPRLYRVFAEVWIYMGLAWLSLFFSWNVHMVVSAHKVLKKRRQRHRMDHRWQLEKDDIRSPRRVPTAVDIFNFLSEKHEDYSTAIRQIGAAAKPKPEFKELSRSKSCSDILGTNIQTLEHSPRRLRRHLSISHNMLLSSFGMGEEGQRLIEDDPVFMKDPVFEENCLDRDTRAKAVYVSNSKENLNPADLGPNINKEENVQNQDGGENRFTVSKVVEGDSGEENDEKG
- the LOC109905497 gene encoding potassium channel subfamily K member 5 isoform X1 encodes the protein MSDKGPVLTSGIIFYLSIGAAIFQILEEPNWKLAKSEYSRQKENILKTYPCLTKEDLNYILGVVSDAAGQGVTITGENTYNNWDWTNSVVFAATIVTTIGYGNVAPKTAGGRIFCILYGLCGIPLCLTWISELGSFFGDRAKRLGQVLVLKGLSVKKVQLICTAIFLLWGLLVHLVIPPFVFMSLEGWSYLEGFYFSFITLTTVGFGDYVAGINPNIDYPRLYRVFAEVWIYMGLAWLSLFFSWNVHMVVSAHKVLKKRRQRHRMDHRWQLEKDDIRSPRRVPTAVDIFNFLSEKHEDYSTAIRQIGAAAKPKPEFKELSRSKSCSDILGTNIQTLEHSPRRLRRHLSISHNMLLSSFGMGEEGQRLIEDDPVFMKDPVFEENCLDRDTRAKAVYVSNSKENLNPADLGPNINKEENVQNQDGGENRFTVSKVVEGDSGEENDEKG